From a single Poecilia reticulata strain Guanapo linkage group LG2, Guppy_female_1.0+MT, whole genome shotgun sequence genomic region:
- the LOC103474923 gene encoding uncharacterized protein LOC103474923 isoform X1, translating to MRTMKKMASLLSVCVFLLCCFAVVASQGCDRLVAVGENFNVSSGYKPQPTENLKWKFNGNILFFKRSGKVIAGKPDDINNDGSLKLTNLKMNQAGRYTSEVFDINGKERATKTTNLCILDPVKKPTLNITCLASEVVFTCSHDPQPDGTKQYDTIHYKWFLNDYMISNETETSMKRKVAETKNLPVSCEVGNKVSSAKSDSLTHTCIEPVKKPEINGTCKDSEVIITCLAPQQPDNAQFKWLQDGEVIVNETEMSLTISSAESKNKNFSCEVYNQASSEKSVSFSHSCVGSTFLGLPVELFGVSIWVYIGGGAGVLVLIIIIIILCCVECKTKRRKNDEAELEYRAGRSSSPEYCTH from the exons ATGAGGACGATGAAGAAGATGGCCTCGCTGCTGAgcgtctgtgtgtttctgctctgctgcttcgCCGTTGTCGCCTCACAAG GTTGTGACCGTCTTGTTGCAGTGGGTGAAAACTTCAATGTTTCTTCGGGATACAAACCACAACCTACTGAGAATCTGAAGTGGAAATTTAATGGCAATatactattttttaaaagatcagGAAAAGTAATTGCAGGTAAACCTGATGATATTAATAATGACGGATCCCTCAAACTGACAAATCTGAAGATGAACCAAGCAGGACGTTACACCAGTGAGGTTTTTGATATCAATGGAAAAGAACGGGCCACAAAGACCACAAATCTATGTATACTGG ACCCCGTGAAGAAGCCCACGTTAAATATTACCTGTCTGGCCTCAGAGGTCGTCTTTACCTGCAGTCATGATCCG CAACCTGATGGTACAAAACAATATGACACCATACATTACAAATGGTTCCTGAATGACTATATGATCAGCAATGAAACAGAAACCTCCATGAAAAGAAAAGTGGCAGAAACTAAAAACCTGCCTGTTTCCTGTGAAGTTGGCAACAAAGTCAGTTCTGCAAAAAGTGACTCTTTGACTCACACCTGCATTG AACCTGTGAAAAAGcctgaaataaatggaacatgTAAAGATTCAGAGGTCATCATTACCTGCCTTGCACCTCAg CAGCCTGATAATGCTCAGTTCAAGTGGCTCCAGGATGGCGAAGTCATCGTCAACGAAACAGAAATGTCTCTGACAATAAGCTCtgcagaaagcaaaaacaagaatttcTCCTGTGAAGTTTACAACCAGGCCAGTTCTGAAAAAAGTGTCTCCTTTAGTCACAGCTGTGTTGGCTCTA CTTTTCTAGGCCTCCCAGTGGAGCTCTTTGGAGTTAGCATCTGGGTTTATATTGGTGGTGGAGCAG gTGTTTTAGTTCtgataatcatcatcatcattctgTGTTGTGTTGAATGTAAGACGAAAAGAAGGAAGAACG
- the LOC103474923 gene encoding uncharacterized protein LOC103474923 isoform X2: protein MRTMKKMASLLSVCVFLLCCFAVVASQGCDRLVAVGENFNVSSGYKPQPTENLKWKFNGNILFFKRSGKVIAGKPDDINNDGSLKLTNLKMNQAGRYTSEVFDINGKERATKTTNLCILDPVKKPTLNITCLASEVVFTCSHDPQPDGTKQYDTIHYKWFLNDYMISNETETSMKRKVAETKNLPVSCEVGNKVSSAKSDSLTHTCIEPVKKPEINGTCKDSEVIITCLAPQQPDNAQFKWLQDGEVIVNETEMSLTISSAESKNKNFSCEVYNQASSEKSVSFSHSCVGSTFLGLPVELFGVSIWVYIGGGAGVLVLIIIIIILCCVECKTKRRKNDEAELEYRAAGRSS, encoded by the exons ATGAGGACGATGAAGAAGATGGCCTCGCTGCTGAgcgtctgtgtgtttctgctctgctgcttcgCCGTTGTCGCCTCACAAG GTTGTGACCGTCTTGTTGCAGTGGGTGAAAACTTCAATGTTTCTTCGGGATACAAACCACAACCTACTGAGAATCTGAAGTGGAAATTTAATGGCAATatactattttttaaaagatcagGAAAAGTAATTGCAGGTAAACCTGATGATATTAATAATGACGGATCCCTCAAACTGACAAATCTGAAGATGAACCAAGCAGGACGTTACACCAGTGAGGTTTTTGATATCAATGGAAAAGAACGGGCCACAAAGACCACAAATCTATGTATACTGG ACCCCGTGAAGAAGCCCACGTTAAATATTACCTGTCTGGCCTCAGAGGTCGTCTTTACCTGCAGTCATGATCCG CAACCTGATGGTACAAAACAATATGACACCATACATTACAAATGGTTCCTGAATGACTATATGATCAGCAATGAAACAGAAACCTCCATGAAAAGAAAAGTGGCAGAAACTAAAAACCTGCCTGTTTCCTGTGAAGTTGGCAACAAAGTCAGTTCTGCAAAAAGTGACTCTTTGACTCACACCTGCATTG AACCTGTGAAAAAGcctgaaataaatggaacatgTAAAGATTCAGAGGTCATCATTACCTGCCTTGCACCTCAg CAGCCTGATAATGCTCAGTTCAAGTGGCTCCAGGATGGCGAAGTCATCGTCAACGAAACAGAAATGTCTCTGACAATAAGCTCtgcagaaagcaaaaacaagaatttcTCCTGTGAAGTTTACAACCAGGCCAGTTCTGAAAAAAGTGTCTCCTTTAGTCACAGCTGTGTTGGCTCTA CTTTTCTAGGCCTCCCAGTGGAGCTCTTTGGAGTTAGCATCTGGGTTTATATTGGTGGTGGAGCAG gTGTTTTAGTTCtgataatcatcatcatcattctgTGTTGTGTTGAATGTAAGACGAAAAGAAGGAAGAACG